A genomic region of Pseudomonas sp. MPC6 contains the following coding sequences:
- a CDS encoding lipid-binding SYLF domain-containing protein: MTQSMRFFLSIVLATASLASASLLNTAGAATAEDLNADSRQALQTLYKATPFAETISHNAKAILVFPKIIKAGLVFGGSYGEGTLMKGKQVEAYYNSVTGSWGLQAGAQSYGYAVFLMTDKAVKYVRETKGWEIGVGPTVVVVDEGVAKNLSSSTLKDDAYAFIFDQQGLMAGVSIEGTKISLIKR, from the coding sequence ATGACTCAGTCAATGCGCTTCTTCCTATCGATCGTCCTCGCGACAGCCTCACTGGCCTCGGCGAGTTTGCTGAACACTGCAGGTGCGGCAACCGCCGAGGATCTGAATGCCGACTCCCGGCAAGCGTTGCAAACGCTTTACAAGGCCACGCCCTTTGCCGAAACCATTTCGCACAACGCCAAGGCGATACTGGTCTTTCCGAAAATCATCAAGGCCGGCCTGGTGTTTGGCGGCAGCTATGGTGAGGGCACATTGATGAAGGGCAAGCAAGTAGAGGCCTATTACAACTCCGTCACCGGATCATGGGGGCTGCAGGCAGGCGCCCAGTCCTATGGCTATGCGGTGTTCCTGATGACCGATAAAGCCGTGAAGTATGTCCGCGAAACCAAGGGCTGGGAAATCGGCGTAGGGCCGACTGTGGTCGTGGTCGATGAAGGGGTGGCGAAGAATCTGTCCAGCTCCACCTTGAAGGACGACGCCTATGCGTTCATTTTCGACCAGCAGGGGTTAATGGCCGGGGTGAGCATCGAAGGCACCAAGATTTCCCTGATCAAGCGCTAA
- a CDS encoding extracellular solute-binding protein: MHRINTLLSGALGLALGCTLPVLHADEKTLRLYNWADYFAEDTLSRFTAETGIKVIYDVMDGSETLEAKMLAGGSGYDLIFPGDTVAERLMRAGSLQPLDRSRLTALGDIEPGLQKLRSQYEHSSQATVPYTWGTIGLTYNAGQIKQRLADAPVNSLDMLFKPELAAKFADCGISMIDSPDEVLAVVLNYLGREPRSAKPQDLAAASELLLKLRPYIRKFQSQPVTDLVNGNLCLSLGYSGDMTQAQRAADSAGKNTAFQYRIPREGTTVWMDTMAIPVDARHPEYAYAFINFVMRAENMAAISNFTGYPTSNAKARPSVDSTMRDNPDIYIDEATYARLIPGKDIPQSDMRARMRTWTKFKTAAGK, from the coding sequence ATGCACAGGATCAACACGCTGTTGAGCGGCGCCCTGGGCCTGGCGCTCGGCTGTACCCTGCCGGTGCTGCACGCGGATGAGAAGACCCTCAGGCTGTACAACTGGGCCGACTATTTCGCCGAGGACACCCTCAGCCGGTTCACTGCCGAAACCGGGATCAAGGTAATCTACGACGTCATGGATGGCAGTGAGACGCTGGAAGCCAAAATGCTCGCCGGTGGCAGCGGGTATGACCTGATCTTCCCGGGCGACACCGTCGCCGAACGCTTGATGCGCGCCGGCAGCCTGCAACCGCTGGACCGCTCGCGACTCACCGCCCTGGGTGACATCGAGCCCGGCCTGCAGAAGCTGCGTTCGCAGTATGAACATTCGAGCCAGGCCACCGTCCCCTACACCTGGGGGACCATCGGCCTCACCTACAATGCCGGGCAAATCAAACAGCGTTTGGCGGATGCCCCGGTCAACAGCCTGGACATGCTGTTCAAACCGGAACTGGCCGCAAAATTTGCCGATTGCGGCATCTCCATGATCGACTCGCCCGACGAAGTGCTGGCGGTGGTGCTCAACTACCTGGGTCGCGAACCTCGTAGCGCAAAGCCGCAAGACCTGGCGGCGGCGAGTGAACTGTTGCTGAAGCTGAGACCTTACATCCGCAAGTTCCAGTCGCAGCCGGTGACCGACCTGGTGAACGGCAACCTGTGCCTGTCGCTCGGCTACAGCGGCGACATGACCCAGGCACAACGGGCGGCGGACTCCGCCGGCAAGAACACCGCGTTCCAGTACCGCATTCCCCGTGAAGGCACCACGGTGTGGATGGACACCATGGCGATTCCGGTCGACGCCCGGCATCCGGAATACGCCTACGCGTTCATCAATTTCGTCATGCGTGCGGAGAACATGGCCGCCATCAGCAACTTCACCGGCTACCCGACCTCCAACGCCAAGGCTCGCCCAAGTGTCGATTCGACCATGCGCGACAACCCGGACATTTACATCGATGAAGCCACATATGCCCGGCTGATTCCCGGCAAGGACATCCCCCAGTCCGACATGCGGGCGCGCATGCGAACCTGGACCAAGTTCAAGACGGCGGCGGGGAAATGA
- the aguB gene encoding N-carbamoylputrescine amidase: MNLLTIATTQMPCTWDLQHNLDQAEQLVREAAGKGAQVILLQELFATPYFCIEQNHKHLALAEEYRHSPVLKRFAALARELGVVLPLSWFEKAGNACFNSLSVADADGRLLGVYRKTHIPNAIGYQEKEYFSPGDSGFRVWDTAFGRLGVGICWDQWFPETARCLALMGAEVLLFPTAIGSEPGCATLDSRDHWQITMRGHAAANLLPVVAANRVGREVATTDPALHMSFYGSSFICNHKGQLLAETDRDSTGVLVHSLDLAAMGEERRSWGIYRDRRPEMYGALLTQDGRQLNPRWTTQGV, from the coding sequence ATGAACTTGCTGACGATTGCCACGACGCAGATGCCCTGCACCTGGGACTTGCAACACAATCTCGATCAGGCCGAGCAACTGGTGCGAGAGGCGGCCGGGAAGGGCGCCCAGGTCATTTTGTTGCAGGAACTGTTTGCCACACCGTACTTCTGCATTGAGCAAAACCATAAACACCTGGCCTTGGCCGAGGAGTATCGGCACAGCCCGGTGCTCAAACGCTTTGCCGCACTGGCCAGGGAGTTGGGGGTGGTGCTGCCGCTGAGCTGGTTCGAAAAGGCCGGCAATGCCTGTTTCAATTCATTGAGCGTGGCTGATGCCGACGGGCGCCTGCTGGGTGTGTATCGCAAGACCCACATTCCTAACGCCATAGGCTACCAGGAGAAGGAATACTTCAGCCCTGGCGATAGCGGTTTTCGTGTCTGGGACACGGCGTTCGGGCGCCTCGGCGTGGGGATCTGCTGGGACCAGTGGTTCCCCGAGACCGCTCGCTGCCTGGCGTTGATGGGCGCTGAAGTCTTGCTGTTTCCCACCGCCATCGGCTCTGAGCCCGGCTGCGCAACGCTGGATTCCCGTGACCACTGGCAGATAACCATGCGCGGTCACGCTGCCGCCAATCTACTGCCGGTAGTGGCAGCCAACCGCGTCGGCCGCGAGGTGGCCACCACTGATCCTGCCCTGCACATGAGCTTCTATGGCTCGTCCTTCATCTGCAATCACAAGGGCCAGTTGCTCGCCGAGACCGACCGCGACAGTACTGGCGTGCTGGTGCACAGCCTGGACCTGGCGGCCATGGGCGAAGAACGCCGCAGCTGGGGAATCTACCGCGACCGTCGCCCGGAGATGTACGGCGCGTTATTGACTCAGGACGGTCGTCAACTCAATCCACGTTGGACTACTCAAGGGGTTTGA
- a CDS encoding agmatine deiminase family protein, with protein MQQDKVRNSGWMMPAEWVRHAATWMVWPHNTALWESGWGVTLTQVQQDFARVANAIARFEPVKLVIDPSAVASAKTLCGPNIELIELAVNDSWCRDSGPSFICHPQQGVAGVSWRFNAWGGKSAHDLDESLARRALNHLGMECFGTALSNEGGAIHVDGEGTLITTESVLLNPNRNPGVSKAQIEEIFSRLLGVKKTIWLPGDPDYVTGDMTDGHVDGVCSFARPGVLLVDATHDRQSVYAEVARENRRALELATDARGRPFELIELYEASDAVDTEAEVFCASYTNFYIANDAIIMPAYGIDADNVAAGVLSQAFPGREVVPVRINHLAHGGGGVHCITQQQPAWSVGV; from the coding sequence ATGCAGCAGGATAAAGTTCGAAACAGTGGTTGGATGATGCCGGCCGAGTGGGTCAGGCACGCTGCCACCTGGATGGTCTGGCCACACAACACGGCGCTCTGGGAGTCCGGTTGGGGTGTGACATTGACGCAGGTGCAACAGGACTTCGCTCGAGTGGCCAATGCCATCGCCCGTTTCGAACCGGTGAAATTGGTGATCGATCCTTCTGCTGTCGCCAGCGCCAAAACGCTGTGTGGGCCGAACATCGAATTGATCGAGCTGGCGGTGAACGACAGCTGGTGCCGGGACTCCGGCCCGAGTTTCATCTGTCACCCGCAACAGGGCGTGGCCGGGGTGAGCTGGCGCTTCAACGCCTGGGGTGGCAAGTCAGCTCACGATCTGGATGAAAGCCTGGCTCGCCGCGCTCTCAATCACTTGGGCATGGAGTGCTTTGGTACGGCGCTGAGCAATGAAGGCGGGGCCATCCATGTCGACGGCGAAGGCACGCTGATCACCACCGAATCGGTATTGCTCAACCCCAATCGCAATCCGGGCGTGAGCAAGGCGCAGATAGAGGAAATCTTCTCGCGTCTGCTGGGGGTGAAGAAAACGATCTGGCTGCCCGGGGATCCGGACTATGTGACTGGCGACATGACCGACGGCCACGTCGATGGCGTGTGCTCTTTCGCCCGTCCAGGGGTTTTGCTGGTGGACGCCACCCATGACCGGCAGTCGGTGTATGCCGAAGTGGCCCGCGAAAATCGTCGCGCGCTGGAGCTGGCCACCGATGCCCGAGGCCGACCGTTCGAACTGATCGAATTGTATGAAGCCAGCGATGCCGTGGACACCGAGGCTGAAGTGTTCTGCGCCTCCTACACCAATTTCTACATCGCCAACGACGCCATCATCATGCCGGCCTACGGTATTGATGCCGACAACGTGGCAGCCGGCGTATTGAGCCAGGCGTTCCCTGGGCGCGAAGTGGTGCCGGTGCGGATCAATCACCTGGCCCATGGCGGTGGCGGTGTGCATTGCATCACCCAGCAACAGCCCGCCTGGTCAGTGGGGGTTTGA
- a CDS encoding LysR substrate-binding domain-containing protein, whose protein sequence is MLKHWPPLSTLRGFEAAARLGSFHKAADELHLTQSAISQQIRSLEAYLEQPLFHRSGRSVSLTDAGHDLLSTTQALLQQLAVGIRRLGQYQKPNQLVLNTTPAFARHWLLPRLGDFRREHPEVDLWIFSTDEVPDLTRQTIDLAVRDDISSQAECSFKVLHADRLYPACHPDLLTLAREQRTTLHGEREMDWSHWAVEAGIDVGQKDQGLNFSDPGLLQDAACAGLGIALVSRLLSQQALANGLLQPLVEQSIRGPNWALLTHRDSENNALARSFSEWLQSHLEDRPTG, encoded by the coding sequence ATGCTCAAACACTGGCCGCCTCTGAGCACCCTTCGCGGCTTTGAAGCTGCCGCCCGGCTCGGCAGCTTCCACAAGGCGGCTGACGAGCTGCACCTGACCCAATCGGCGATCAGCCAGCAGATTCGCAGCCTCGAGGCATACCTTGAACAACCCTTGTTCCATCGAAGCGGACGCAGCGTCAGCCTGACCGATGCCGGGCACGATCTGCTCAGCACCACCCAGGCGTTGCTGCAACAACTGGCCGTCGGCATTCGCCGGCTGGGGCAGTACCAGAAACCCAACCAGTTGGTCCTCAACACCACCCCGGCGTTCGCCCGTCATTGGCTGTTGCCGCGCCTGGGGGACTTTCGCCGTGAACATCCGGAAGTAGACCTGTGGATTTTCAGTACCGATGAAGTCCCGGACCTGACCCGCCAGACCATCGACCTCGCGGTGCGCGACGACATCAGTTCCCAGGCCGAGTGCAGCTTCAAGGTGCTGCACGCCGACCGGCTCTACCCGGCTTGTCACCCGGACCTTTTGACGCTGGCGCGGGAACAGCGCACGACCCTTCACGGCGAGCGGGAAATGGACTGGAGTCACTGGGCGGTGGAGGCAGGCATCGATGTCGGCCAGAAAGATCAGGGGCTGAACTTCTCCGATCCCGGCCTGCTGCAGGACGCCGCGTGTGCGGGGCTCGGTATCGCCTTGGTCAGCCGATTGCTGAGCCAGCAGGCGCTCGCCAATGGCCTGTTGCAACCTTTGGTGGAGCAATCCATCCGCGGTCCGAACTGGGCGCTGCTGACCCACCGTGACAGTGAGAACAATGCACTGGCGCGAAGCTTCAGCGAATGGCTGCAGAGTCACCTGGAGGATCGCCCGACGGGTTGA
- a CDS encoding antitoxin Xre-like helix-turn-helix domain-containing protein yields the protein MAVAFQEQTFTKHQCVTGLRAAVGILEKWAASSDQACRILRISRSTYTRARQRDPDWAVTLDSDQMQRISFVLNIHAALRLVFDNPENVYGFPSMANDNEFFNGRSPLEIMSQGDMISLYETFRRIDVLRGAQW from the coding sequence ATGGCCGTCGCCTTCCAGGAACAGACATTCACCAAGCACCAGTGCGTAACAGGTCTGCGTGCGGCGGTTGGCATTCTCGAAAAATGGGCCGCGTCCAGCGATCAGGCCTGCCGCATCCTGCGCATTTCCCGCAGCACCTACACCCGCGCCAGGCAGCGCGATCCCGACTGGGCCGTGACGCTGGACTCGGACCAGATGCAGCGCATCAGTTTTGTGCTCAACATCCACGCCGCGCTGCGCCTGGTCTTCGACAACCCGGAAAATGTCTACGGGTTTCCATCGATGGCCAACGATAACGAGTTTTTCAATGGGCGCAGCCCGCTCGAGATCATGTCCCAGGGCGATATGATTTCCCTGTATGAAACCTTTCGGCGCATTGACGTGCTGCGGGGCGCGCAATGGTGA
- a CDS encoding RES family NAD+ phosphorylase, protein MVRLGELATLAGEQLQAYRLVNSKFPPIALFDDVADADEFEVLYQIQALTNPRLKNEMGHLELIPRAQIPFGIPGCSYATAPFTHVNPAGSRFSDGSFGVLYLADSMETALAEVRHHQTLYWSNVPSLNYERFVFRGLSCSFVDEAMKDAAAIPMTDPVYAPDDYTDSRRLGRSVKEAGCPGIRYNSVRMQGSHCWALMTPRPVLSVIQTAHYEMVWNGQVTSVSKIVGAVE, encoded by the coding sequence ATGGTGAGGCTCGGCGAACTGGCCACGCTTGCCGGCGAGCAGTTACAGGCCTACCGACTGGTCAATTCGAAGTTTCCGCCGATCGCATTGTTTGATGATGTCGCCGATGCGGACGAGTTTGAGGTGCTGTATCAGATCCAGGCGTTGACCAATCCCAGGCTGAAAAACGAAATGGGTCACCTCGAGTTGATTCCACGAGCGCAGATCCCGTTCGGCATTCCTGGCTGTTCTTACGCCACCGCCCCTTTTACCCACGTCAACCCGGCGGGTTCGCGGTTCAGCGATGGCAGTTTTGGCGTGCTGTATCTGGCGGACTCCATGGAAACGGCGCTGGCCGAAGTCCGGCATCATCAGACGCTGTATTGGTCGAATGTGCCAAGCCTCAACTACGAGCGGTTTGTTTTCCGCGGACTGTCCTGTTCCTTTGTCGACGAAGCGATGAAGGATGCCGCGGCTATCCCGATGACCGACCCTGTCTATGCTCCTGACGATTACACCGATTCCCGTCGTCTGGGGCGGTCCGTCAAGGAAGCCGGATGTCCCGGCATTCGCTACAACTCGGTGCGCATGCAGGGCAGTCATTGCTGGGCGCTGATGACGCCACGACCGGTGTTATCAGTGATTCAAACGGCGCATTACGAGATGGTCTGGAATGGACAGGTCACCAGTGTCAGCAAGATCGTAGGAGCTGTCGAGTGA
- a CDS encoding tetratricopeptide repeat protein, whose protein sequence is MPSHIDVLCGDYRGAMITNSRAIQADSRYLEQEGPLNFYTLYRCHNYHFKLYSAMFLGQYRPALEAAEQLQATIREELLRVEQPPMADWLEGFVSMKVHVQIRFGKWQDILAIPLPNDQALYCVTTAMLHYARGVAHAACGHVAAAETEQQFFRNALTRVPATRYVFNNTCIDILAVAGAMLSGEIEYRKGNYDSAFAHLRQALALDDNLPYDEPWGWMQPVRHALGALLLEQGRVEDALQAYRADLGLDNTLSRAAWHLDNVWSLHGYVECLKRLGRDAEAAAAQTRLDLAMARADVQITASCFCRVGERCCN, encoded by the coding sequence ATGCCGTCGCACATCGACGTGCTCTGCGGTGATTACCGTGGCGCGATGATCACCAACAGCCGGGCGATCCAGGCCGACAGCCGATACCTGGAACAGGAAGGCCCGCTCAACTTCTACACCCTGTACCGTTGCCACAATTACCACTTCAAACTCTATTCGGCGATGTTCCTCGGCCAGTACCGACCGGCCCTGGAAGCCGCCGAGCAACTGCAGGCGACGATCCGCGAAGAACTGCTGCGCGTGGAACAGCCGCCCATGGCCGACTGGCTGGAAGGCTTCGTTTCGATGAAGGTCCATGTGCAGATACGCTTCGGCAAATGGCAGGACATCCTCGCCATCCCGTTGCCGAACGACCAGGCGCTGTACTGCGTGACCACGGCCATGCTGCATTACGCCAGGGGCGTGGCGCACGCCGCCTGCGGGCATGTCGCCGCGGCAGAAACCGAACAGCAATTTTTCCGCAATGCCCTGACCCGGGTGCCGGCAACCCGCTACGTCTTCAACAACACCTGCATCGACATCCTGGCGGTGGCCGGCGCGATGCTCAGCGGGGAAATCGAGTACCGCAAAGGCAACTACGACAGCGCCTTTGCCCACTTGCGCCAGGCGCTGGCGCTGGACGACAACCTGCCCTACGACGAGCCATGGGGCTGGATGCAACCGGTGCGGCATGCGCTGGGCGCACTGTTGCTGGAGCAGGGCAGGGTGGAAGACGCCTTGCAGGCCTACCGCGCCGATCTGGGGCTGGACAACACCCTCAGCCGCGCGGCCTGGCATCTGGACAATGTGTGGAGCCTGCACGGTTATGTGGAATGCCTGAAACGGCTGGGCCGGGATGCGGAAGCGGCCGCTGCACAGACGCGACTCGACCTGGCGATGGCCCGGGCTGATGTGCAGATCACGGCATCGTGTTTCTGTCGGGTGGGGGAGCGTTGTTGCAACTGA
- a CDS encoding cupin yields MANSQAVATPAQPLLLERNGWVPNNPRLPVLIYPKAIAVQGSDPAALFEKIFNANGWPPQWRYGVYNYHHYHTEGHEVLGIGSGHARLMLGGPLGHVLEVGPGDVLLLPAGTGHCNLESSDDFLVVGAYPPGQHADICREAPTAAQLASIDALPIPHRDPVQGVDGAVGQYWVSQRQQ; encoded by the coding sequence ATGGCCAATTCGCAAGCTGTAGCGACTCCCGCACAACCGCTGTTGCTCGAGCGCAACGGCTGGGTCCCCAACAACCCGCGCCTGCCGGTGCTCATTTACCCCAAGGCCATTGCCGTCCAGGGCAGCGACCCGGCCGCACTGTTCGAGAAGATTTTCAACGCCAATGGCTGGCCACCGCAATGGCGCTACGGCGTGTACAACTACCACCACTACCATACCGAAGGCCATGAAGTGCTTGGCATCGGCAGCGGCCACGCCCGCCTGATGTTGGGCGGGCCGCTGGGTCATGTGTTGGAGGTCGGCCCGGGCGATGTGTTGTTGCTGCCAGCGGGCACCGGCCATTGCAACCTGGAATCCAGCGACGACTTTCTGGTGGTCGGCGCGTACCCGCCGGGGCAGCACGCCGATATCTGTCGCGAGGCGCCGACCGCCGCGCAACTGGCGAGCATCGACGCGCTGCCAATTCCCCACCGGGACCCGGTGCAAGGTGTGGACGGTGCGGTAGGCCAGTATTGGGTCAGTCAGCGTCAGCAATGA
- the gabP gene encoding GABA permease yields the protein MISPTSKDSNGQLAQGFKPRHVTMLSIAGIIGAGLFVGSGHAIAAAGPAVMLAYLFSGLLVVLVMRMLGEMAVANPDTGSFSTYADQAIGRWAGFTIGWLYWWFWVLVIPIEALAAGHVLNQWFPQIDAWLFALVSIIALVITNLFSVSKYGEFEFWFAMAKVVAIIGFIGVGFAVLMGWIPDREVSGLSGLMADHGGFAPNGLSAVVGAFITIMFSFIGTEAVTIAAAESDNPSQNIAKATRSVIWRIGVFYLLSIFVVISVVPWNDPLLASVGSYQRALEIMNIPHAKFMVDVVVLIAVASCMNSSIYIASRMLYSLGRRGDAPKAMKATSSEGVPRAAVIASTVLGGAITVWSYFMPAGLFEFLLASSGAIALLVYLAIAVSQLRMRRMLHRQNVELTFRMWLFPWLTWLVIVFICAALAVMMIAPEHRTEVSTTIGLALAISFIGLVTSREQPQPEKAASLG from the coding sequence ATGATCAGCCCGACTTCCAAGGATTCGAATGGCCAATTGGCGCAGGGCTTCAAGCCACGCCACGTCACAATGCTGTCTATCGCGGGAATCATCGGCGCAGGATTGTTCGTCGGTTCCGGGCATGCCATCGCCGCGGCCGGCCCGGCCGTCATGCTGGCGTACCTGTTCTCCGGCCTGCTGGTCGTGCTGGTCATGCGCATGCTGGGTGAAATGGCGGTTGCCAACCCGGACACCGGGTCTTTTTCCACCTATGCCGACCAGGCCATCGGACGCTGGGCCGGCTTCACCATTGGCTGGCTCTACTGGTGGTTCTGGGTGCTGGTCATACCGATCGAAGCACTGGCGGCCGGCCATGTGTTGAACCAATGGTTTCCCCAGATCGATGCCTGGCTGTTCGCCCTGGTGTCGATCATTGCGTTGGTGATCACCAATCTGTTCAGTGTCTCCAAGTACGGCGAATTCGAATTCTGGTTCGCCATGGCCAAAGTGGTAGCGATCATCGGTTTCATCGGCGTGGGTTTTGCCGTGCTGATGGGCTGGATTCCCGATCGGGAAGTCAGCGGCTTGAGCGGACTGATGGCCGACCATGGCGGCTTTGCCCCCAACGGCCTGTCGGCGGTCGTCGGCGCTTTCATCACCATCATGTTCAGCTTCATCGGCACGGAAGCGGTCACGATCGCCGCCGCCGAATCCGACAACCCGTCGCAGAACATTGCCAAAGCCACGCGTTCGGTGATTTGGCGCATCGGCGTGTTCTACCTGTTGTCGATTTTCGTGGTCATCTCCGTGGTGCCCTGGAACGATCCGCTGCTGGCGTCGGTGGGTTCCTACCAGCGGGCACTGGAAATCATGAACATTCCCCACGCCAAGTTCATGGTGGACGTGGTGGTGTTGATCGCCGTGGCCAGCTGCATGAACTCCTCGATCTACATTGCCTCGCGCATGCTGTACTCGCTTGGCCGTCGTGGCGATGCGCCGAAGGCGATGAAGGCGACCTCCTCCGAAGGCGTGCCCCGGGCAGCAGTCATCGCCAGCACCGTGCTGGGCGGGGCGATCACCGTATGGAGCTACTTCATGCCCGCCGGGCTGTTTGAGTTCCTGCTGGCCAGCTCCGGCGCGATTGCCTTGCTGGTGTACCTGGCCATTGCGGTGTCGCAGCTGCGTATGCGCCGGATGCTACATCGGCAGAATGTCGAACTGACCTTTCGCATGTGGCTATTCCCGTGGCTCACCTGGCTGGTGATCGTGTTCATTTGCGCAGCGTTGGCGGTCATGATGATCGCCCCGGAGCACCGTACCGAGGTGAGCACGACCATCGGCCTGGCGTTGGCGATTTCCTTTATCGGGCTGGTGACTTCGCGGGAACAGCCGCAGCCCGAAAAGGCTGCCTCGCTGGGCTAG
- a CDS encoding GlxA family transcriptional regulator: protein MTQLNRESLQPDSPVPGAGSRPQLSVGLVLLDQFTLAAFSGFVDVLRLSADLGGGSRQIHTAWRVMSVDGLPRTSSAGITLEVSGGLAQDLDAFDYVAICGGNDYLNTHLPTPLRDWLQRAAKSRTRLLGICTGTFALAQAGVVGSRSVCVHWNVLDAFRARFPKTPAAVDHLFIDEGDLITCAGSTAAIDLGLYLVARHCGREKAQQAVRHMMLQGMRPGRQPQAHFYANLADIKDERVRQAAHYIEQRMDSLPTLDAIARYVGLGRRQLTRAFQQSLGLSPMEFQRSLRVEYGGWLLVNSHSSITQIAMDCGFSDGAHFSREFRARFGVCPRQYQRQERSG, encoded by the coding sequence ATGACTCAGCTCAATCGAGAAAGCCTGCAACCTGACTCCCCCGTTCCCGGGGCAGGCAGTCGTCCGCAGCTGTCGGTGGGCCTGGTCCTGCTGGATCAATTCACCCTGGCGGCATTTTCCGGCTTTGTCGATGTGCTGCGCTTGTCCGCCGACCTCGGCGGCGGTAGCCGGCAGATCCATACGGCCTGGCGGGTGATGAGTGTGGACGGCTTGCCGCGAACTTCCAGCGCCGGGATCACGCTGGAGGTGTCCGGGGGCCTGGCGCAGGATCTTGATGCCTTCGATTACGTGGCCATCTGCGGCGGCAACGATTACCTCAATACCCATCTGCCCACCCCCTTGCGTGACTGGCTGCAGCGCGCGGCGAAGAGTCGTACGCGGTTGCTGGGCATCTGCACCGGCACCTTTGCCCTGGCACAGGCGGGGGTGGTCGGCAGCCGGTCGGTGTGTGTGCACTGGAACGTGCTGGACGCGTTCCGCGCACGTTTCCCCAAGACCCCGGCGGCGGTGGATCACCTGTTCATCGACGAGGGCGACCTGATCACTTGTGCCGGCTCGACCGCGGCCATCGACCTCGGGTTGTACCTGGTGGCCCGGCATTGCGGCCGGGAAAAAGCCCAGCAGGCGGTGCGGCACATGATGCTGCAGGGCATGCGCCCGGGGCGGCAACCCCAGGCACACTTCTATGCCAACCTGGCGGACATCAAGGATGAGCGCGTGCGCCAGGCCGCGCACTATATCGAGCAGCGCATGGACAGCCTGCCGACCCTGGATGCCATCGCACGCTACGTAGGGCTCGGCCGGCGCCAGCTGACACGGGCATTCCAGCAGTCGCTGGGGCTGTCACCCATGGAGTTCCAACGCTCGCTGCGGGTCGAGTACGGCGGCTGGCTGCTGGTGAACAGCCACAGCAGCATCACCCAGATTGCCATGGACTGTGGCTTCTCCGACGGCGCGCATTTCTCCCGCGAATTTCGCGCCCGGTTTGGCGTGTGCCCGCGGCAGTATCAGCGTCAGGAGCGGTCGGGCTGA
- a CDS encoding ABC transporter substrate-binding protein codes for MKLKTGKQITAALLVTGCISSSAVMAEQQKLTVALYGGNWGEAFLKCVAEPFTQATGIAVAQEVGTSTTTLAKLQQQKSSPMIDVAWMDGGISELAYAAGVVADLDPAAIPNLKNVQEKAVYTDAGHTFAVSSGFYSLGLTYNTKEIKEAPTSWKDLWKPEYAGAIALPSPANSSGVPFVFFMADVWGIDRADLAPVYTKLGALDTALFFDSSGAATNAFQSGEAIIGAHFNVGAWDLIDKGAPIGFTIPKEGAWATDARLHLIKGAKNSKAGEQFINTALTKEAAACLAGKLYLGPAVKDVVVTDDVARKLPWGVGGSIDNLRLFDWSQINAQRAAVTNDWNRKVTAKN; via the coding sequence ATGAAACTGAAGACAGGTAAGCAAATCACCGCTGCTCTTTTAGTTACCGGCTGCATCTCCTCATCGGCCGTCATGGCCGAACAGCAAAAGCTGACCGTTGCGTTGTATGGCGGCAACTGGGGCGAGGCGTTCCTCAAATGTGTTGCAGAACCTTTCACGCAAGCGACCGGGATTGCCGTCGCCCAGGAGGTCGGCACCTCGACCACCACCCTGGCCAAACTCCAGCAACAGAAATCCAGCCCAATGATCGATGTGGCCTGGATGGACGGTGGCATCAGTGAATTGGCGTATGCCGCCGGGGTCGTCGCCGATCTCGATCCGGCGGCCATTCCCAACCTGAAGAACGTGCAGGAAAAAGCGGTCTACACCGATGCCGGCCATACCTTCGCCGTCAGCAGCGGTTTCTATTCCCTGGGCCTGACCTACAACACCAAGGAAATCAAGGAAGCGCCCACCAGCTGGAAAGACCTGTGGAAACCCGAGTATGCCGGTGCCATTGCCCTGCCCTCGCCCGCCAACTCTTCCGGGGTGCCCTTCGTGTTTTTCATGGCCGATGTCTGGGGCATCGACCGGGCCGACCTGGCGCCGGTCTACACCAAGCTGGGCGCGCTGGACACCGCACTGTTCTTCGACAGCTCGGGTGCCGCCACCAATGCCTTCCAGAGTGGCGAAGCGATCATCGGCGCGCATTTCAACGTCGGTGCCTGGGACTTGATCGACAAGGGCGCGCCCATCGGTTTCACCATTCCCAAGGAAGGCGCCTGGGCCACCGACGCCCGCCTGCACCTGATCAAGGGGGCGAAGAACAGCAAGGCCGGCGAGCAGTTCATCAATACCGCGCTGACCAAGGAAGCGGCGGCCTGTCTGGCCGGCAAGCTGTACCTGGGGCCGGCGGTGAAAGATGTCGTGGTCACCGATGACGTGGCCCGCAAGCTGCCCTGGGGCGTGGGCGGTTCGATCGACAACCTGCGTTTGTTCGACTGGAGCCAGATCAACGCGCAGCGCGCCGCTGTCACCAACGACTGGAACCGCAAGGTCACCGCCAAAAACTAG